A DNA window from Loxodonta africana isolate mLoxAfr1 chromosome 7, mLoxAfr1.hap2, whole genome shotgun sequence contains the following coding sequences:
- the LOC135231706 gene encoding olfactory receptor 56A3: MTAQQNGTISFEVSDFLLNCFIRSSSWQLWLPLPLSLLFFLAMGANATLLITIRLETSLHEPMYYLLSFLSLLDIVLCLTVIPKVLAIFWFDFRSISFSACFLQMYIMNCFLAMESCTFMVMAYDRYVAICHPLRYASIITDQFVTKAAMFILARNIFMTLPIPILSARLYYCGRNVIENCICANMSVSRLSCDDVTINRLYQFAGGWTLLGSDLLLIFLSYAFILQAVLRLKTESAVAKALSTCGSHFILILFFSTILLVFVLTHVAKKKVSPDVPVLLNVLHHIIPAALNPIVYGVRTQEIKQGIQRLLKKGW; this comes from the coding sequence ATGACAGCTCAGCAAAATGGCACCATCTCCTTTGAGGTTTCAGACTTCCTCTTAAATTGTTTCATCAGGTCCTCCAGCTGGCAGCTCTGGCTGCCCCTGCCCCTCAGCCTTCTCTTCTTCCTGGCCATGGGGGCCAATGCTACCCTCCTGATCACCATTCGACTGGAGACCTCCCTGCATGAGCCCATGTACTACTTGCTTAGCTTCCTCTCCCTGCTGGACATTGTGCTCTGTCTCACTGTTATTCCCAAGGTCCTGGCCATCTTCTGGTTTGACTTCAGGTCCATCAGCttctctgcctgcttcctccAGATGTACATCATGAATTGCTTCCTGGCCATGGAGTCCTGCACATTCATGGTCATGGCCTACGACCGTTACGTGGCCATTTGCCACCCGCTTCGGTATGCATCCATTATCACTGACCAATTTGTGACCAAGGCTGCCATGTTTATTTTGGCCAGGAATATCTTTATGACTTTGCCCATTCCCATTCTCTCAGCAAGACTCTACTACTGTGGCAGAAATGTCATTGAGAACTGCATCTGCGCCAATATGTCTGTCTCAAGGCTCTCCTGTGATGATGTCACCATCAATCGCCTCTACCAATTTGCTGGAGGCTGGACCCTGCTAGGATCTGACCTCCTCCTCATCTTCCTCTCCTATGCCTTCATACTGCAAGCTGTGCTGAGACTCAAGACAGAGAGTGCTGTGGCCAAGGCCCTAAGCACATGTGGCTCCCACTTCATCCTTATTCTTTTCTTTAGCACCATCCTCCTAGTCTTCGTCCTTACTCATGTGGCTAAGAAGAAGGTCTCCCCTGATGTGCCAGTCTTGCTCAATGTCCTCCACCACATCATTCCTGCAGCCCTCAACCCCATTGTTTATGGAGTGCGAACCCAGGAGATCAAGCAAGGAATCCAAAGATTATTGAAGAAAGGGTGGTGA